In one window of Posidoniimonas corsicana DNA:
- a CDS encoding cytochrome-c peroxidase yields the protein MTYNSRIASLTICVAALTAATLPANEPPLAAEHEDLGISIQDLDGMASSWLPGELGLLPETPVAADNPLTPEKIDLGRHLYFDNRLSMDNSMSCATCHHPDHGWADPRPRSLGFGGLELGRHSPTVINTAFNGPQFWDGRAHGLEEQATGPIMSGAEMNMPSPEEVTRRVKLAPEYKGKFEEVFGEAATLENIGRAIAAFERTVVSRDSKFDEYVGGDASALTDQEKRGLIVYVTKASCTACHSGKNFTDNKFHNLGVAQEGPLAEDLGRFEVTKDEKDRGAFKTPTLRNIAQTAPYMHDGSLATLEEVVEFYNKGGGDKPGKSDLVKPLNLTESQKSDLVAFLKALTGSTPKVEIPEYQPLPEEEDKLASGG from the coding sequence GTGACCTACAACTCACGAATCGCGTCGCTAACCATCTGCGTCGCCGCGCTGACCGCGGCGACCCTGCCCGCCAACGAGCCACCGCTGGCCGCCGAGCACGAGGACCTGGGCATCTCGATCCAGGACCTCGACGGCATGGCGTCGTCGTGGCTGCCCGGCGAGCTCGGCCTGCTGCCAGAGACTCCCGTCGCCGCCGACAACCCGCTCACTCCCGAGAAGATCGACTTGGGGCGTCACCTGTACTTCGACAACCGCCTGTCGATGGACAACTCGATGAGCTGCGCCACCTGCCATCACCCGGACCACGGCTGGGCCGACCCGCGGCCCCGCTCGCTGGGCTTCGGGGGACTAGAGCTGGGGCGCCACTCCCCAACCGTGATCAACACGGCCTTCAACGGACCGCAGTTCTGGGACGGTCGCGCCCACGGGCTTGAAGAGCAGGCCACCGGCCCGATCATGTCGGGCGCCGAAATGAACATGCCCAGCCCCGAAGAAGTCACCCGCCGCGTGAAGCTGGCGCCTGAGTACAAGGGCAAGTTCGAAGAGGTATTCGGCGAGGCCGCGACGCTCGAGAACATTGGACGCGCGATCGCCGCCTTCGAGCGGACCGTTGTCAGCCGGGACTCGAAGTTCGACGAGTATGTCGGCGGCGACGCGTCGGCCCTCACGGACCAGGAGAAGCGGGGCCTGATTGTCTACGTCACCAAGGCTTCCTGCACCGCGTGCCACAGCGGGAAGAACTTCACCGACAACAAGTTCCACAACCTGGGGGTCGCGCAGGAGGGCCCGCTGGCCGAGGACCTCGGCCGCTTTGAGGTCACCAAAGACGAGAAGGACCGCGGCGCCTTCAAGACGCCCACCCTGCGGAACATCGCCCAGACGGCGCCCTACATGCACGACGGCTCGCTCGCCACGCTCGAGGAGGTAGTCGAGTTCTACAACAAGGGAGGCGGCGACAAGCCCGGCAAGTCCGACCTAGTCAAGCCGCTCAACCTGACGGAGTCCCAGAAGTCCGACCTGGTGGCCTTCCTCAAGGCGCTTACCGGCTCGACGCCGAAGGTTGAGATCCCCGAGTACCAGCCGCTCCCGGAGGAGGAGGACAAGCTGGCCTCAGGTGGCTGA
- a CDS encoding cupredoxin domain-containing protein, with protein sequence MILPQLQAPAPIIAMHRTTTVNLPRLICLCALAVVVPAATAVSGEITGTVAGPAQDGENSRVVVWVEGAPAPATPPANAVVSQKGIQFVPQLLIVTEGQTIDMPNDDNVAHNVFSMSPTKQFKLGIYPTGQSRSVTFEKAGVIDLFCSIHRHMHAVIIVTPSGHYAETEVGKGYKVADLPDGEYTVKAWNPALGVTEVSSVTVTGGVAECDITLEDNS encoded by the coding sequence ATGATTCTCCCCCAACTCCAGGCGCCTGCCCCCATCATCGCTATGCACCGCACGACCACCGTCAATCTGCCTCGACTAATCTGCCTCTGTGCCCTCGCCGTGGTAGTGCCCGCAGCGACTGCGGTTTCCGGCGAGATCACCGGAACCGTAGCGGGCCCCGCACAAGACGGCGAGAACAGCCGCGTGGTGGTCTGGGTGGAGGGCGCCCCCGCGCCGGCCACACCGCCCGCCAACGCAGTGGTCAGCCAGAAGGGGATCCAGTTTGTCCCGCAGCTGCTGATCGTGACCGAGGGCCAGACGATCGACATGCCCAACGACGACAACGTCGCGCACAACGTGTTCTCGATGTCGCCGACCAAGCAGTTCAAGCTCGGCATCTACCCCACCGGGCAGAGCCGCTCGGTGACCTTCGAGAAGGCCGGCGTCATCGACCTGTTCTGCTCAATCCACCGGCACATGCACGCGGTAATCATCGTGACCCCCAGCGGCCACTACGCCGAGACCGAGGTCGGCAAGGGCTACAAGGTTGCCGACCTGCCCGACGGCGAATACACGGTTAAGGCGTGGAACCCCGCGTTGGGCGTGACCGAGGTGTCATCAGTGACAGTAACCGGCGGGGTCGCGGAGTGCGACATCACGCTGGAAGACAACTCCTGA
- a CDS encoding methyl-accepting chemotaxis protein: MIKIRIQKSIGQRLIASLLLVILLMSAATVALVGVIANRAVEADQRRDYQRTAQVSSEYFRSRQRRLATGLESLVDSPETKSLLTMRGIDHATLLHSVTELQMVLEADVVLYANKKGVLLARTDDAFAEGDDLTDNPLVTHAIDGEAVVGVWDIDGTPHVTCAYPIEVAGASKGCMLAGYAVTSAFAGELKALTLRDMAVVYGDELIASTLPEADGETFALWLADRFAEESPEADRAETGATLVESTAGRAQRSTLRLPESGQLNAQSHELTFPIATSDARLSLISLLPRKELYASRDQMYGALAVLVALTVFGGGLLIVLIVRGVSRRVKATVGLLERVADGDYTQRLAFKGDDEFGRIARAANSAIEALSHTLEEVRLASEREKQLEAERLAAIEHKAEQERELQRQRDAQTETEKRQQEALRQQQLQAAEQRAQQAQHQQQREQELAEEQRQVAAVVEQRMNELLSRMEESSSSLMAAHKMSSEIDRVVDIMSELSAEARIVSLNAGIEATQVGELGAGFSAVAKEMTRLSERSQKATREISAMINETQAGITNCSSLAERTSESLRRVADETNCLLNKMHAGSAGQVDSADADSDTNQSRNQEATAT, from the coding sequence ATGATCAAAATCCGCATCCAAAAGTCGATAGGGCAGCGGCTGATTGCCTCGCTGCTGCTGGTGATCCTGCTGATGAGCGCCGCCACGGTCGCCCTGGTGGGCGTGATCGCCAACCGCGCGGTCGAGGCGGACCAGCGCCGCGACTACCAGCGCACCGCCCAGGTGAGCAGCGAGTATTTCCGCAGCCGTCAGCGGAGGCTGGCGACCGGCCTCGAGTCACTGGTCGACTCGCCCGAAACAAAGTCGCTGCTGACCATGCGCGGCATCGACCACGCCACCCTGCTCCACTCGGTCACCGAACTCCAGATGGTGCTCGAGGCGGACGTGGTGCTCTACGCCAACAAGAAGGGCGTGCTGCTGGCCCGCACGGACGACGCGTTCGCCGAGGGTGACGACCTGACCGACAACCCGCTGGTCACCCACGCCATCGACGGCGAAGCCGTCGTGGGCGTGTGGGACATTGACGGCACGCCGCACGTCACGTGCGCCTACCCGATCGAGGTGGCGGGCGCGTCAAAGGGTTGCATGCTGGCCGGCTACGCCGTGACCAGCGCCTTCGCCGGCGAGCTCAAAGCCCTCACGCTGCGGGACATGGCGGTCGTTTACGGCGATGAGCTCATTGCCTCTACGCTGCCCGAGGCGGACGGCGAGACCTTCGCCCTGTGGTTGGCGGACAGATTCGCCGAAGAATCACCTGAGGCCGACCGGGCGGAGACCGGCGCCACGCTAGTTGAGTCGACCGCCGGCCGGGCTCAGCGGTCTACGCTGCGGCTGCCAGAGTCCGGGCAACTGAACGCCCAGTCCCACGAGCTCACCTTCCCGATCGCAACGAGCGACGCACGCCTTTCGCTGATCTCACTGCTGCCGCGCAAGGAGCTGTACGCGTCGCGGGATCAGATGTACGGCGCCCTGGCGGTGCTGGTGGCGCTCACGGTGTTCGGCGGCGGGCTGCTGATAGTACTCATCGTGCGAGGGGTCAGCCGACGCGTGAAGGCCACCGTCGGACTGCTCGAACGGGTCGCCGATGGCGACTACACGCAGCGGCTGGCGTTCAAGGGCGATGACGAGTTCGGCCGCATCGCCCGGGCCGCCAACTCCGCGATTGAAGCCCTGTCGCACACGCTGGAGGAGGTGCGGCTTGCGTCGGAACGCGAGAAGCAGCTTGAGGCCGAGCGGCTGGCGGCGATCGAACACAAGGCGGAGCAGGAGAGAGAGCTGCAGCGCCAGCGTGATGCCCAGACCGAGACGGAGAAGCGGCAGCAAGAAGCGTTGCGTCAGCAGCAACTGCAGGCCGCCGAGCAGCGGGCCCAACAAGCCCAGCACCAGCAGCAGCGCGAGCAGGAGCTGGCGGAAGAGCAGCGTCAGGTGGCCGCGGTCGTGGAGCAGCGGATGAACGAGCTGCTGAGCCGGATGGAAGAGTCGTCCAGCTCGCTGATGGCCGCCCACAAGATGTCCAGCGAGATCGACCGCGTGGTCGACATCATGTCCGAGTTGTCGGCCGAGGCGCGGATCGTCTCACTGAACGCGGGCATCGAGGCTACCCAAGTCGGCGAGCTCGGCGCAGGCTTCTCCGCCGTGGCCAAGGAGATGACCCGCCTGTCCGAACGGTCGCAGAAAGCGACCCGCGAGATCTCCGCGATGATCAACGAAACCCAGGCCGGCATCACCAACTGCTCGAGCCTGGCTGAACGGACTAGCGAATCGCTCCGCCGGGTCGCCGACGAAACCAACTGCCTGCTCAACAAGATGCACGCCGGATCGGCCGGGCAGGTCGACTCCGCCGACGCCGATTCCGACACCAACCAGAGCCGTAACCAAGAGGCTACCGCAACGTGA
- the mobB gene encoding molybdopterin-guanine dinucleotide biosynthesis protein B — MNRLHIIGRKNHGKTTLVVELIDQLTRRGLRVGSIKHTHHRHELDVPGKDSHRHRTAGAAVVGVLSKGLSAVYLPKVGTDSDADPYAALAASFAGCDLVLVEGDSKTTAPKIEVWRSAVGSPPLAAEDQQILAIVTDDTTPLDAQTLPRSDTKPLVEWVVEHFVDSGRR, encoded by the coding sequence ATGAACCGACTCCACATCATCGGCCGGAAGAATCACGGCAAGACAACGCTAGTGGTCGAGTTGATCGACCAACTCACCCGGCGTGGTCTGCGGGTTGGCTCGATCAAGCACACGCACCACCGCCACGAATTGGATGTCCCCGGCAAGGATTCGCACCGGCACCGCACCGCCGGCGCGGCGGTGGTGGGGGTGTTGTCCAAGGGCCTCAGCGCGGTGTACCTGCCCAAGGTCGGCACGGATAGCGACGCCGATCCCTACGCGGCGCTGGCGGCGAGCTTCGCCGGTTGCGACTTGGTGCTCGTCGAGGGGGATTCTAAGACCACGGCGCCCAAGATCGAGGTCTGGCGGTCGGCGGTCGGCAGCCCGCCGCTGGCGGCGGAGGACCAACAGATCCTGGCGATCGTTACCGACGATACGACTCCACTTGACGCCCAAACTCTTCCGCGGAGCGATACGAAGCCACTAGTCGAGTGGGTGGTTGAGCATTTTGTCGACTCTGGACGCAGATAG